The sequence TGACttgtcaattttttcaaaatcacAGAACCGACGGCAAAATTCTCTGTGCAGATCGTCCAGTGATTTGCAGTATTTCTTCGCATTTCGGGCGGCCTCTTTCTGCACGGCTAGTGTGGGGAAATGTGCGAAAGATTTGTTTGACATTTGCCTGGAGAATAAAACCAGCTTGGATTTGAAGGCTCTCACATTTGTGTACATGTCGTGCGCAAACTGATCTTTCCCCTGTAGCTTCACGTTCAGCTCATTCATGTGTGAAAATATGTCCACAGCAAACGCAAAGTCACAAAGCCAGTTTGTGTCGCTCAGCTCGGGGAATTCTTcggatttccccattaaattaaaaaatgagCGAATCTCGTCTTTGAGCTCCCAGACTCGTTGAAACACTTTCCCCAAACTTAACCAGCGGACGCGAGAGTGGTAAAGTAGGTCCTGGTGATCCGCATTAGTTTCTTCCAGGAACGTAATGAACTGACGATGATTAAGTCCCCTTGCTCGTATGAAGTTAACAAGTTTTACAACTGCATCCACGACGTGATTAAGCTGCAATACAGACTTACACAGAGACTCCTGATGAATGATGCAGTGAAGTAAAATAACATCCTGGTCAGGGTTTTCTTCTTTCACTTTATCCTGGATTCTTTTCAGCAGCCCGATGTTTTTTCCAGTTAAATTTGGCGATCCATCCGTGGTGACATTGGCAAGTTTACTCCAAGGTAGCTTCATTCTCTCGATTACAGCAGACACATGTTCATATAAGTCCTCTCCTCGCGTTTTCCCTTTCAGTGATTCCATGCTCAAAAGCTCCTCCGTTATCTCAAAACTGTCGTTAATCCCTCGGATAAAAATTAGGAGCTGAGCAGTGTCTTTTATGTCGTTACTTTCATCCAGTGCTAGTGAATATAACTTAAAGGACTCCGCCTTTTTGTTTAACTCGCTGACTATATCTTCGTCAATCAGTTCCACGCGGCGAGTCACTGTCCTGCGTGCTAAACTGATTTTTTCAAACTTGGCTTTGCTCTCCGGACACAAGAGACCTGCTGTCTCTACCATGCACTCTTTCAAAAACTCGCCTTCGGAGAAAGGCTTGCTAGCCTTTGCTAATTTGAATGCCAGCAAATAACTTGCCTTGGTACTTGACTCTTGAATTGCAGTTTGTCggtgaaaaaagttctgttgactctgtaaattagctgccaacctctgagcagtagccgcccgttcttgtgttgactgcttgctagcatagtttgcatgcttcgtggcaaagtgacggctgatattgtactctttgaaaaccgcaaaatcttcttggcatatcagacatacagccgttgatcggacttcagtgaagaagtattttgttgtccactccttattaaacactcggcattcgctgtccactttccttctctttggtccgctcattttcacagaagggcttaatggtgacgtgaaacgaagtgaaaattaaagtgaaataaagagaaatacgcgccacattaacaacggtcaatgtgttttgagtgcgccatctattgggaaaacgtgggcattgcagggaaaggggaaaaaaaaggaggtttttactataatttggacaagttcggcgggccggattaaaaagcctaacgggccgtatgtggcccgcgggccgtagtttgcccatgtctgagcTAGGCTCTGattcggccgattaaccccttagatgcagaaatcaaaagcgatcgctgcatttatgtGGTTAGATTGCACtcgatggttgctaatggcaactatTGGCACTCGcatgggtgctgatggttgctatggcaactggaggctaacaatggcctcctagtacaGAAAcgtattaggccctgccgggaggcggggcctaataagcttgctgtccgtgaatagctgactgctctaatacactgcactatgtaggtagtgcagtgtattagaatagtgatcagggacaaaaaaaaagttaataaaaatgaaaaaaggtaAAAACAATAACAGtttcacattaaaaaaacaatagctgccttttttccccataataagtcttttattataggaaaaaacggaaaacataaaaaaaagtacacatatgtggtaacaCCGCGTCTGTAACGATCCAAACGATAAAAATATCATGCAATTTTACCCGctcgatgaacaccgtaaaaaataaaataaaaaacaatttcgGAAATCCATCCATTCCAAAAAAATATCTTGTGGACCCCCGAGACGACCCATTGTGTCGGGTTTGGGAGGACTATGTGATCCAGTTTGTAAATTTATTGATTATTATCTGAAACCACTGGTTGAATGTTTACCCCCCTACGTGAAGGATGCCACTAATGTATTAACGAGAATTGATGGGATAACTCTCGAGCCAGATATGTTCCTGGTAACAGCCGATGTGGAGTCCCTTTACACCAGTATCCGACACAATGATGTCATCGATGCGGTCCGCCTTTTTCTagggatgagcaactgggacagccaagtATGTAATCTTATAATGGAACTTTTAGAGTATATTTTAAGTCATAACCTTTTTGTTTTCAAGGATGTATTCTATTTACAAaggcaaggcactgccatgggggcggcgtgcgcaccgtcatatgcgaacctgtttctcggatcttgggagaggcaggttctgCATGGTGGCAGTGCCCATTCCATTGACCATGTGCAGTGTTGGTAACGTTACATTGACCTACTGATAATTTCGCAGGGGGCTGAGGCGCAGCTCTTGCGGTTTATGCAGGAGCTGAACGTCAATGATCTCAATATCAGACTTGCCCACAAGATACGTCAATAAACTCCCTCATACATGCCACTTCGGCACATGTATACTCCACGATCAAGGCTGTCCTAGTTGGCCAATTCCTCAGAATTAGGCGGATTTGTTCATGAGGAACTAAATGTCAATCAATGGCAATCTTTGCGGTCCATATTGAAAAAACATTGGCCCATTTTACAGACGGAACCGACCTTAGTGTCTACTTTACCAGAAAAACCCTAAATGACAGCTAGGAGTAAAAAGCCACCATGTACCCAAACAAATAAGCCCCTTCTCAACAAGGGATCCAATTCAGGGCTGTTATCCATGTGGCGACTGCGCGGCATGTGCAAATATAATACGGGTAACCTTCtttgaatctgtgagtggtggacgAAACTTTAAGATCCTGCAGTACATATCTTGCAGTACTACCCATGTGATTTACTATGCTACATATGGTTGCCCCAAAGTATTTGTGGGCCTAACGTCGAGACAATTAAGAATCCGAATCCGGGAACATGTGAGGGATATTGCCGCTGCGAAAGAGATCAAGGATCtagattcaccgcctgaaagtacgattaagaaaatgtttattaatgatatttattaaaaatatggctcaaccagccactaacTCCAGcaccaggcataagcaagtgatTGGAGACAAGGAAAGTGTCCAGGGTGAATGGTGTGTCTCTAACACCCAGGGACCACCTCTCCCTGCTTATTGTATAGTTATTCGCTACACCCTTGCCATTAAATTACAATCTAtccagatcctacgcgtttcagtatcaCCATCAAAGTGATACCTCATCAGGGATTCATAGACATTGATTCTTAAATTGTTAAAAGCAaaacactggatagcactgttcatgtgctgatttTAGCCTCCAGGCGCGTGTACGGCTCTGATgtactggccgcacacgcgccggagaAACTATGGGCTTATACGGTTGAGAGCCCGCCCTCCTGAGGTCGTCACCGAGACAGACCGCCAATCCGCATTGAACACGACACactgtgacgtgccggaggcggcgcaCCTCGATCCTGTTGACCAATGAGGGTGCCTGGACGACCCAGGCGTCCATGGTAACTAGGGgatgctagacgcggctcctgagcTAACCGCAGACATCACACAACATTATGGATCCAGTGACAGGATCATGATCGAGTACCCCTCCTGTCACGGAAGACACTGCCCCGAACAAGTAGGGCAATGTGGAGACAGGAGGAGGTGTAATGCATCTATGGGAGCCGTCTCACAGAGACTCTCTCCCAGTTATTAcacacgttgcctagcaacgtccCGTCACCATACTGCCCGGGGAACTCACAACTCAGATAGATGAGGGCAAATGCCCTTAGTATCGcagataagggacactggacgtgGGGCATAAATAAAGGGGACCGGCACCTAGACTCAAAGAGTCCCGTACCAGCCCCATAGCCTATTAGAATAGGGCAGAAAGGACACCTGGCGGTGTAAGCACAAACCGGGAGCAGTCCCAAACGAAGACTCACTTAGGGCAGGACCCATGCCTACCCACACTAGTAGCCTTCGCACTGGGGCTGTCCTTCATACATATCAAACAAGATGCAGCTGAGAGACCATGGTGAAATACCGAGATGCAATCTCTCAGGTCATATACAGGGTAAGCGAGTAGGCATATGAGTGGCAGTAGGGAATTGCACAATGTGACTAAAGAAAACAGGagtaggagatttgttcattaaGGCCATGGGGGTTTATGGTCTGCATTCTAAATatccattctgcctctttttgtaatATCTTCCTATCCAGGTCCCCACCTCTCAGACGGGGTCTGACATGTTCAATTCCCTGAAATCCAAGAGCAGTCATGGCATGACCACATcatggcatgaccacacatgtctcgataccggggtgtccactttccttctgatATCCCCAATGTGGTCACGGATCCTTCTCCTGAACTCCCTTCCAGTCTTACCAACGTATTGTAAGCCACATCTACAGGTGATCAAGTAGACAATACCCTTCATCTTGCAATTAATGTATGACCTGTTATCAAAAGTTTTTCCGGTTTTAGTGCTCGTAAAGTTCCTACTGCATAGGATAGACACACATGCTTTACATACTATTATCCAACCAGGTGCTGAGATGCACCTGCGGTTGTAGGTGACTATGAACAAGTCGATCCCTTAGGTTGCGTCCCCTCCTGTATGTAATCAACGGAGAATCCCCCACCAGGTCCCCCACGTCAGGGTCCGCTTTAAGGATGCCCCAGAAGCGTTTAAAGACTTCCCTCACCTCCCTACTAGCAGAGTCGAAGGTGCCTATAACCCTGATTGATTCTGCCTCCATTTTTTTCGGTTTGGGGTTCAAGAGATCGTTTTTGTTACAACCCAGGGCATTTTGATATGCCCCTTTCAACACATCCCTGGGGTATCCCCTGTGTCTGAATCTGTTCTCAAGATCACGTGCAGAGACCCTAAAATCCGAGATGGTAGAGCAGTTTCTACGTGCCCTGAGATATTGGCCCTTCGGTATTCCTCTCTTCAGATTTATTGGGTGCCAGCTTTCCCAATGCAGTAGACTATTTGTTGCAGTCTCCTTGTGATACATGTTCGTCTGTAACACCCCTGAGTCTGTCTTCGAGATCATGATGTCCAAGAATGTAATTTTAGTGTCTTGAATTTCAGATGTGAAAAAGAGACGTAACTCATTGGCATTCAAGATctccacaaactcctggaagtctcccTTGGTCCCTGTCCAAAGGATCAAGACGTCATCTATAAATCTGATCCAGAGTAAGATGCAAGCTGACCATTTGTCCATAAGGTCACTGAACACAATCTCTTTTTTCCACCACCCCAGGTAAAGATTGGCGAAGGTGGGAGCACAGGGGCTGCCCATTGCCACTCCTCTGAGCTGATGGTAAATCTTCTGATCgaataaaaagaagttgtgttctaaGATTAATCTCAACAGGTCAATAACAAATTTATTATGGGCCTGGTATTGCGTCCCTTTGTCCATTAGGAAATATTCAATGGCTCTACATCCCtgattctacaagtggggtcaggagggatgggaagcaggatgcagAAGGGggaaacactcaccagcctgcaggtccagtcagACGTGTAGAGAAGGAGCTGGCTGCGGGGTGGAATCGCCACATGGAGtttctgcttctcatgctgcatcttccccgtccagttcGTGAAGTTGCAACAGGTCTGCAGGGGGCCTGCGAGCGTTGTGAGGGGGGCcacgagcgttgcgaggggggctacgagcgttgcgaggggggccgcGAGCGTTGCGGGGGTGGTGGTACATGAGCGTTGCGAGGCGGGCCTGCAACTATTGCGAGTGGGGCCCGCAAAGGGTTGCGAATGGGGGCCGACAGTCCCGGGAGGGGGTGGCGACAgcacggcgggccccttttcttcagccatttggccgggcctctgacaggagtaccactagtactgccctgatggcggccctgcccattCATTCAGGATTGGTGCAGTTACAGAGGCTGATACCAGGGGCCTGAATGAGGAGGCTATAAAACGCCTTGGTCGATGGAAACCTTCCTGTTATTCTTTTTGTGTTAGGCCGGAATTGTTGTAGGCTTTATTTACAGGTCTGCTGCTGCAGGTCTGGATCCACGGTCACTCCTACATGTATTGGGAGAAGGAGAGGGACGCTTGCcaccgcctgcaaacatctgcccattgaaatcaatgcggttatgatgttctgtgcacacaggctttttttttacgcgtcaaaagacggcgcgcaaaaagacgcccgcggcaaagaggtgcatgtcacttcttgagacgtaattggagccgtttttcattgactccattgaaaaacagctccaattacgtccgtaattgacgccatgaaaaacgcgagtacgagcaattatgtctgaaattcaggagctgttttgccctgaaaacagctccataatttcaggcgtattggatgctgccatgtgaacacacccttaatgtCCGCATTTCCAGGTTTATTCGTTCTATTAGGGATGTGGCGGTATGACAATTTGATTCTGGAAGGTGACAATGACAATTTGTTACGTTTTGATGGGGTTCATTTTAATGATATCGGCAATGATATGCTTCTGTCAGGTATACAAGACGGTATTGAGACGGCGCTGCTGTTGTTTGGTGGGGGTGATCAGAGGCCGGTGTAGGAGCACACGGCATCTTCCATGGTGGGTATTTATATTGCCCTGAAGGAGGAAAACTAGACTGTTGATGTACTCTACATGCTCTCTGCAGTCCGCAGGGAGGCATTTATGAGAATGTTTTGTTTATGCCAAGTTTTTGGAAAAAAGATCTTTCAGGGCAGTATTTTATACAACATGTTTATAcggttatttattttatttatggttattaataataataataataaaaaagctgTGGTCacccctttgtttttttttaccacagtaATGTTTTATGGTTTTATTTGAAGTAATGGTGAATGACAGCATAGACAAGGGTGAGTCGTGCAACACGTCCCTGGagtctaattattattattcattttgaATGGCAATGATAATATTTCTATGTAATAATCAATATGGTATAAATGATGATATGGTACACTGTGATTACTATAGGTTGGGAATAATCACAAATACTTTGTTATAGCGTTAAGATAAAGTCCAAAATAATGGAAAAGACAGGttattaaaagctatgtaaaccttttaccacattttttttgttataaaagAAAGTATTAGAGGATTTTAGACAACTTTTTAATTGGTTTCTGtgtgtcctgtatacatagaagctgtacgtatcttttttttctttatcaagatttttattttgaaaaaaaaattaaacagcaTATAAAACATTGTACACCATTGCCAAAAAATTTGCACGCAGTACAAAATACAAATTTTCACAGTATATGAACAGTATATGAAATGCatgaacatcaatgggaggtaaccTCCCAGCCATCTAAAGTAAGTATGAATCAAAATACGGTGgtactaactgtaccatgttcacaTAAAGATAGTGCAATAAACATGGGGACCAGGCCCCAGTGAAGTAAGAGTTGGTACGTATAAGTgccacaaatataatataacaccaacacaagacaccagacaacaaGGGGAAACACAGACAGACATAGCGCATGGAGTAAGATCACAGAAGTTGCTCAGAaccttccatccagccagagaggtagatcagtaccaccccggaatccagaccacactgcccaagtttggacgaagagcccagacttgcccctgtcagcggacagcaattcctccatcctcataatcccgttcacctctgttacccattccgtcaaagaaggaacagtatgagacttccagtgacgaggtatcaccgttctcgccgcagtcaggaaatgcctaaagacaccccttttgaggtgtgggagtgatccaggaaccatggagagtaatccaatagaagccgaggttgggacctcagtgtgaaagagcttgttaccaaagtcaaaaatctttccctataagggacgtatcctgggacagtcccaccaaatatgcaacatggttccaggagcctccccacacctccaacaatcagcagacacatcatgaaatatcctatgcaacaaagcaggacaacgataccaccgggtgagtattttgtagtttttttcttgAGCAAAACAAGACGTTGGTAGTTTGTGAGCTAAAAGGAAAgaagtaccccattcctcttccGAATGTTGAAcgcccatttcctcgtcccatgcagtAGTGAAGGACAGTTGAGAGAAAGAGAATTTGGGTATAagaatcccatgtaaataggacaagacATGATAGGGAGCAGTAAATAAAGATAAATAATGTTTCAAAGGAGTCTTGTCCTGTAAAAacaccagacagtctcccatggaagaaagataggaacgcAACTGCAAgtatgaccaccaggttgatcgtctccccgggcaggccccaGAGACAGCATTCATTGATAAGATGGCACCGTCAGGAGTAAGAGTCTCAGCCAGATAtccaccctctcctctctcccaacagaggaatgtatcaacacccaccgccggagggaaggaggggttgtcaaagagaggagtcagaggacccgggcgatgaacaaggcccacAGCACCAAAGATTCGCTCCCAGActgcaagaaactgacgtgtgaggaaaggcaaagaTAGCATGTGGCGCTGCTGGACAGTCAACCACGGCAGAGAggataatgcaagaggagacatatctcTTTCGATGCgtacccattgcttacctgtttccgagcgGAACCAATCCACCACCCTCATAATCAATGCAGCTTGATGGTAacgtttaaagtctgggagacccgcgcccccATCTACTTTTGGACGACTAAGGACATCAAAACgaatacgaggcttagaggagccccacacaaatttagttatggccctgtgtAAGGTCTTGAAAAAGCCAGATGGTACTACAATAGGGACGTTCTGGAAGAGGTAtaaaaatttgggcaaaatatcaattttgaccgcgttgatacgcccaaaccatgacatatGGTTCCCACCATACTCTG is a genomic window of Rhinoderma darwinii isolate aRhiDar2 chromosome 7, aRhiDar2.hap1, whole genome shotgun sequence containing:
- the LOC142657462 gene encoding general transcription factor II-I repeat domain-containing protein 2A-like yields the protein MVETAGLLCPESKAKFEKISLARRTVTRRVELIDEDIVSELNKKAESFKLYSLALDESNDIKDTAQLLIFIRGINDSFEITEELLSMESLKGKTRGEDLYEHVSAVIERMKLPWSKLANVTTDGSPNLTGKNIGLLKRIQDKVKEENPDQDVILLHCIIHQESLCKSVLQLNHVVDAVVKLVNFIRARGLNHRQFITFLEETNADHQDLLYHSRVRWLSLGKVFQRVWELKDEIRSFFNLMGKSEEFPELSDTNWLCDFAFAVDIFSHMNELNVKLQGKDQFAHDMYTNVRAFKSKLVLFSRQMSNKSFAHFPTLAVQKEAARNAKKYCKSLDDLHREFCRRFCDFEKIDKSLQLVSCPLSQDPESAPQELQLELIDLQSDSVSKEKFKSLKLNDFYASLNEIAFPNLRRTAQKMLVLFGSTYVCEQTFSVMKINKAHHRSKLTDQHLRSVLRIATTKLTPDFDALAKKGDQQHCSH